ATCTTCCTCCAGAAGAAGGGATTTTAAATTTCCTGGCTGATGCGGCTCTACAGAGTGACCAAGACGAGCTTAAAGAGGAACAAAAAGCAGTTCGACTCATGACAGTGCACGCCTCTAAAGGATTAGAATTTGATACCGTCTTCATCTCGGGACTTGAAGATGGACTTTTCCCTCACGAACGCATGAATGAGGAGAGGGTCCGGCCTGAAGAAAGAGAGGAGGAGAGACGACTCTTCTACGTGGCACTTACTCGAGCACGCAAAAAAGTTTTTCTGTCCTATGCCGAGACTCGTACTATGTTTGGCAATAGGCAAGTGAATATTCCTTCAGGATTTATTTTTGACATTCCGGAAACGTTAGTAGAGGAAGAGGTTGGTGATGAATATAATGTTTCTCGAAAACCTTTACTTGAAATTGACTTTTAACCTCATTACTAGCCACTTGGAAGCTCAACCTCCAAGTGATAGAATTGTACGATCATGAGCATGAGAAAAGTCGCCCTTGTGGAGAACGAGTTTTATCACATCTATAACCGAGGAGTGGATAAACGATCCATATTTTCTGATAAAAATGACTTGGAAAGGTTTTTTCAAAGTATGCAAGAATTTAATTCTATTAAACCCATAGGCAGTATATTTGAAAACTCATTTAATAAAAACAAGACAAATAAAGGAGTTTCTCATCTGGTTCAATTTGTTGCATTTTGCTTAAATCCAAACCATTTCCATTTTATTCTTACTCAACTTGAAGAACGTGGCATCGAAAAGTTCATGCACAGACTTGGTACTGGTTACACTAAATACTTCAATGAAAAACACTCGAGAAGCGGGGCATTGTTTCAGGGAAGATTTAAGGCCAATCATATTA
This genomic stretch from Candidatus Paceibacterota bacterium harbors:
- a CDS encoding transposase, with amino-acid sequence MSMRKVALVENEFYHIYNRGVDKRSIFSDKNDLERFFQSMQEFNSIKPIGSIFENSFNKNKTNKGVSHLVQFVAFCLNPNHFHFILTQLEERGIEKFMHRLGTGYTKYFNEKHSRSGALFQGRFKANHINSNEYLLHAGTYVNLNHKVHKLKSGKDLFLSSWNEYMDADHPGICSKDILLGQFKSRKEYEKFAESTLETILKKRAHIANELENVARNNNLEVELPSKI